The proteins below are encoded in one region of Paralysiella testudinis:
- a CDS encoding chemotaxis protein CheX yields the protein MTEEQLQVFINGVNNYFQQISKNEITVGTPYLVENTHPAAKDYTGIIGISGISEGIVYFTAPKDLLERMLVMLGERDLSEANMIDLVGEVANTISGNARSEFGENFDISVPFVIKGAPDEITLPRKDRSYVIPVEWCERKASIVVALRKKLN from the coding sequence GTGACTGAAGAACAATTACAGGTATTTATTAACGGTGTTAATAACTATTTCCAACAAATCAGCAAAAATGAAATCACCGTTGGCACGCCCTACTTGGTGGAAAACACCCACCCTGCGGCCAAAGACTATACCGGCATTATCGGTATTTCCGGCATCAGCGAGGGCATTGTATACTTTACCGCCCCCAAGGATTTGCTGGAGCGCATGCTGGTGATGTTGGGCGAACGCGATTTGAGCGAAGCCAATATGATTGACTTGGTGGGCGAGGTAGCCAATACCATTTCAGGTAATGCCCGCAGTGAATTTGGCGAGAATTTTGATATTTCAGTGCCTTTTGTAATTAAAGGCGCCCCCGATGAAATCACCCTACCCCGCAAAGACCGCTCATATGTGATTCCGGTTGAATGGTGTGAACGCAAAGCCTCTATTGTGGTGGCGCTGCGCAAAAAGCTGAATTAG